A DNA window from Limanda limanda chromosome 6, fLimLim1.1, whole genome shotgun sequence contains the following coding sequences:
- the LOC133003408 gene encoding beta-1,3-glucosyltransferase-like: protein MLWNKPRSGSTAAAAGCLLLLSAFHFNLAAGGSGKGPQSQDDTHVSHNNQLDPREIVFIIQSQSNDFHVRQAERRRDELLQQALSLTEKPPLVLLLHSLSENEGDWSILPLLPYLSQSFGKNSSWIVFLEEETDVRMTELVRVLAKFDQNKEWFLGKPLHDQESTIIHHYAFAENPSVFKYPDFAAAWALSIPLVVRLANKVKAEPLKSDFTIDLKHEVALYIWDTGTGPDLTAVPELCTEPRDSPQARLCATTLISGPPLCGGPVDQADVFVAVKTCQKFHSERVPVIKKTWEKDALFLEYYSDHADPAIPTINLGVPNTERGHCGKTFAILQRFVSGNVPDTKWLLVVDDDTLISLPRLRVLLSCYDPSEPMCLGERYGYGLSQGGYSYITGGGGMVFSREAVVQLLKSGCKCYSDDAPDDMVLGMCLNALGLPITHSPLFHQARPEDYARDFLAHQVPISFHKHWNIDPVAVYDKWLKDDVRAKPSDGLNESAKTEL, encoded by the exons agcCAAGATGATACGCATGTCAGCCACAACAATCAGCTGG ACCCGCGGGAGATAGTTTTCATCATCCAGAGTCAGAGCAACGACTTCCACGTGCGGCAGgcggagagacggagagacgagTTACTCCAGCAGGCGCTCAGTCTCACAGAG aaaCCGCCGTTGGTTTTGCTTCTTCACAGTTTATCAGAAAATGAGGGCGACTGGAGTATCCTTCCTCTGCTGCCTTA CTTATCGCAGTCCTTCGGGAAAAACTCGTCCTGGATTGTCTTTCTCGAGGAGGAAACCGACGTGAGGATGACGGAGCTCGTTCGAGTGCTCGCGAAATTTGACCAGAATAAA gagTGGTTTCTTGGAAAGCCGCTCCACGACCAGGAGTCCACCATCATCCATCACTACGCCTTTGCAGAGAATCCCTCTGTCTTCAAATATCCAGACTTTGCTGCTGCCTGGGCCTTAAGCATCCCTTTAGTTGTGCG gCTTGCCAACAAAGTGAAAGCGGAGCCCCTTAAATCTGACTTCACCATTGATCTGAAACACGAG GTTGCTCTGTATATCTGGGACACTGGGACGGGTCCAGATCTCACCGCCGTGCCTGAGCTGTGCACCGAGCCGCGGGACTCTCCTCAGGCCCGGCTCTGTGCCACCACTCTGATCAGCGGGCCTCCACTGTGC GGGGGGCCGGTGGATCAAGCAGACGTGTTTGTTGCCGTGAAAACGTGTCAGAAGTTTCACAGTGAACGAG TTCCAGTGATAAAGAAGACTTGGGAGAAGGATGCCTTGTTCTTGGAGTACTACAGTGACCATGCAGATCCTGCAATACCGACCATTAATTTAGGAGTGCCGAATACTGAAAGAG GCCACTGCGGGAAAACGTTTGCCATCCTTCAAAGATTTGTCAGCGGCAACGTCCCGGACACCAAGTGGCTCCTGGTCGTGGACGACGACACGCTCATCAG CCTCCCCAGACTGCGAGTGCTGCTGAGCTGCTACGACCCCTCGGAACCCATGTGTCTCGGGGAGAGATACGGCTACGGCCTGAGCCAGGGCGGCTACAGCTacatcacaggaggaggagg GATGGTGTTCAGCAGGGAAGCCGTGGTCCAGCTCCTGAAAAGCGGCTGCAAGTGCTACAGCGATGATGCTCCGGATGACATGGTGCTGGGAATGTGCCTCAACGCCCTCGGACTTCCCATCACCCACAGCCCGCTCTTCCATCAG GCACGCCCAGAGGACTACGCCAGGGACTTCTTAGCTCACCAGGTGCCCATCTCTTTCCACAAACACTGGAACATCGACCCCGTCGCTGTCTACGACAAATGGCTGAAGGATGACGTGAGGGCCAAACCTTCAGATGGACTTAATGAGAGTGCAAAGACGGAGTTATAA